GCCACCATCGAGGGCAACTACCAGGGCCGACCGCTCACCGACGTCGTGCGCGACATCCAGACTCGCCTCGGGCAGATCGATCTGCCGCCCGGTTACAAGTTCGACTTCGGCGGCGAGCAGGCCGACTTCGTCGAGACCGTCGGCTACATGCTCGAGTCGCTGTCGCTGGCGGTGGTGTTTCTCTACATCATTCTCGCCAGCCAGTTCGGCTCGTTCCTGAAGCCGCTGGCGATCATGCTGTCGCTGCCGCTGTCGATGGTCGGCGTCATGGGAGCGCTCGCGATCACGCACGGCACGCTCAACATCATGAGCATGATCGGCATCATCATGCTGATGGGACTGGTCACCAAGAACGCCATCCTGCTGGTGGACTTCGTGAATCAGGCGCGCGAGCGCGGTGAGCCGCGCGAGAAGGCGCTGGTGGACGCGGGCCAGCTTCGTCTGCGCCCGATCGTGATGACCACGCTGGCCATGATCTTCGGCATGCTGCCGACCGCGCTCGCACTCGGCGAAGGCTCGGAGTTCCGCGCGCCCATGGCGCACGCGGTGATCGGCGGGCTGATCACTTCGACCTTGTTGACGCTGGTGGTGGTGCCGGTGGTCTACACGTTCCTCGACGACTTCGGCGCCTGGGCCGGCGCGCGCGTCAAGCGCTGGACCAGCGAGCCGATCGCGGCCGAGGTCGAGGCTCCCAAGC
The Candidatus Sulfotelmatobacter sp. DNA segment above includes these coding regions:
- a CDS encoding efflux RND transporter permease subunit, translating into RTPIATSQTDKKTGMPVMVPLDQVASLRRGGAPAQIDRRQLQRVATIEGNYQGRPLTDVVRDIQTRLGQIDLPPGYKFDFGGEQADFVETVGYMLESLSLAVVFLYIILASQFGSFLKPLAIMLSLPLSMVGVMGALAITHGTLNIMSMIGIIMLMGLVTKNAILLVDFVNQARERGEPREKALVDAGQLRLRPIVMTTLAMIFGMLPTALALGEGSEFRAPMAHAVIGGLITSTLLTLVVVPVVYTFLDDFGAWAGARVKRWTSEPIAAEVEAPKPPVRSPDRAPEPVPSGAPVPARAMRRAE